One segment of Dermochelys coriacea isolate rDerCor1 chromosome 5, rDerCor1.pri.v4, whole genome shotgun sequence DNA contains the following:
- the SYK gene encoding tyrosine-protein kinase SYK isoform X3 has translation MGAEQGDQRDALPMDTEVYESPYADPEEIKPKNVSLDRKLLSLEEGELGSGNFGTVKKGLYMMKKGAKPVAVKILKNENNDPAVKDELLREANVMQQLDNPYIVRMIGICEAESWMLVMEMAELGPLNKFLQKNRHVKEKNITELVHQVSMGMKYLEENNFVHRDLAARNVLLVTQHYAKISDFGLSKALASDENYYKAQSHGKWPVKWYAPECMNFYKFSSKSDVWSFGVLMWEAFSFGQKPYKGMKGSEVAQMIERGERMESPEACPSEVYDLMKLCWTYKIDDRPGFSAVELRLRNYYYDISH, from the exons ATGGGAGCTGAACAAG GAGATCAGAGGGATGCCTTGCCCATGGACACAGAAGTCTATGAAAGTCCATATGCAGATCCAGAGGAGATAAAACCAAAAAATGTCTCCCTAGACAGAAAACTGCTGTCTCTGGAGGAAGGAGAACTTGGCTCTGGTAACTTTGGTACTGTAAAGAAAGGGCTCTATATGATGAAAAA GGGTGCCAAGCCAGTAGCTGTAAAAATTCTTAAGAATGAGAATAATGATCCAGCTGTAAAGGATGAATTACTGAGAGAAGCTAATGTAATGCAGCAACTGGATAACCCATACATTGTCCGAATGATAGGCATATGTGAAGCTGAGTCCTGGATGTTAGTAATGGAGATGGCAGAACTTGGACCACTGAATAAATTTTTGCAGAAAAACCG ACATGTCAAGGAAAAGAATATAACAGAGCTGGTGCATCAGGTTTCCATGGGGATGAAATACTTGGAGGAAAACAATTTTGTACACAGGGATTTGGCTGCAAGAAATGTGTTGCTAGTTACCCAACATTATGCCAAAATTAGTGACTTTGGACTTTCCAAAGCTCTTGCTTCTGATGAGAATTATTACAAG GCACAAAGCCATGGGAAATGGCCAGTCAAGTGGTATGCTCCAGAATGCATGAACTTCTACAAATTTTCTAGCAAGAGTGATGTTTGGAGCTTTGGGGTTCTAATGTGGGAAGCTTTTTCCTTTGGACAAAAGCCATATAAG GGAATGAAAGGAAGTGAGGTTGCCCAGATGATTGAAAGAGGAGAGCGAATGGAATCTCCTGAAGCTTGTCCAAGTGAGGTCTATGACTTGATGAAACTGTGTTGGACATACAA